The nucleotide window TGCTGTGGCATTGTAGAAGGGTATTGAGGTGGGTACTGGTGATAgggtggtggcggtggtggcATCATATATCCATATGGCAGATAAGGTTGCCCATGAAATTGTCCATGAGGAGGCGGCATTGCTTGATAAGGATAATGCTGAGCCTGATGCTGCTTCTCAGGTCCAGCTTTCTTCTCACCAGAACCTGCAGGCCCATTAGGAGCCTCATCTTGAGATGGAATAAGTGCACCCATCCGTTGAGGATCCATTGACGGATAAAAGGTTCTTTCCTGCTGGATTGGAGGAGGAATATTGTAGTAGGGCATTGGTGGTGGCTGGTCCTGGTTCCCAGGTTGCAACTGGCTCTGCTGTTGAGATATGACTGCCCGAGGCAACATACCTCCATGTGCCAATGCTGCCTGCTGCCTTGCTTCATCCGAGCCTTCAGTCTCAGATCTCAATGCTTGAGGCCTACCCCACATCAGCTTCAGTCTCAAACCCTTAATGACAAGTTTGTTAGAGAGCTCTTCTGCAGCCTTTGCTGCTCCTTCTCTGGTTGTGTAGGTCACAAATGCACATGCTCGTTGAAGTACTATCTTTACAGATTCAATTTCGCCATGTGCATAAAAGTTATCCCTTAAATCCTGTTCAGTAATCCTTGCATCAAGACCACCAACATACAGAGTCCTAATGCTTTCGTCCTCAGGAGGCTCCAGTGAAGGCATTTCACCGGCCTTGCCAAGCAGCTTCAGCGCCACAGGATCATTCACACTAcaagagaaacagaaagaagTCATGTGCACATGTACTTGTATATGAGAGGGAGCATCATTACTCGTAGGTAGAACTTGGACAAGCTAATATAAGTCCCATCTTaatcacaatcatcaaaacctCACGGGTCATATCCTTAggataacaaaaataaacacttaccaaaaaaaaaaactcaaataaatACACTCAATTACATGCATGCTTAAAGCAATATCAGATGATAGAATCAGGATACGCTCCAACAGCCTAACAGAAGATAAGGAAACTAGGAAAGTAAGAGGTAAAAGAAGAACGGTTGTGAATAATCTTATGCTGGAGCAAAGACTAAGTTAATGCTTAAAAAAACTACCTCACATGCTAAATGTGTTTTTAAGATTCCCTTATTTTACCTATTTTCTAATTTCTACTTCATACTCTCCCTGACTCCCTCTTTTAGCTTGAGCATTTTTTCCGACTTTTGGGGTTGGCGGTTGGGGGGAGGGGGGTCGTCCTGCACCACACCAAGGTGAGAGTTGGAGCGATTGAGAGGGCAAGTTTACATATCTCCACTTCATACTGGGCAAAAGAAATGGTACTCACCCATAGTAACGATCTTTTATATTTTGCTGTGACAACTCCCCAGTCATGGGCATCTCATGTCGATAAGGGCATTCAGCCCCTCGTGTGCATTCACCCCGAACATAAAAACTGCATATATGTGCTCGGTTCCTTTTATAGTATGGTGATGTCCTTTGAAGCTTCATAATAGTGTCGTTTGGCCGCACTTTCCCATAAGATGATTCATAATCAATACCTGCTCTAGCCTGCAAGGGGCAGTTTAAAAGTGG belongs to Tripterygium wilfordii isolate XIE 37 chromosome 2, ASM1340144v1, whole genome shotgun sequence and includes:
- the LOC119981307 gene encoding zinc finger CCCH domain-containing protein 40-like, with the translated sequence MAHRLLRDYEADGWERSDFPIICESCLGDNPYVRMTRADYDKECKICTRPFTVFRWRPGRDARFKKTEVCQTCSKLKNVCQVCLLDLEYGLPVQVRDTALSINSNDAIPKSDVNREYFAEEHDRRARAGIDYESSYGKVRPNDTIMKLQRTSPYYKRNRAHICSFYVRGECTRGAECPYRHEMPMTGELSQQNIKDRYYGVNDPVALKLLGKAGEMPSLEPPEDESIRTLYVGGLDARITEQDLRDNFYAHGEIESVKIVLQRACAFVTYTTREGAAKAAEELSNKLVIKGLRLKLMWGRPQALRSETEGSDEARQQAALAHGGMLPRAVISQQQSQLQPGNQDQPPPMPYYNIPPPIQQERTFYPSMDPQRMGALIPSQDEAPNGPAGSGEKKAGPEKQHQAQHYPYQAMPPPHGQFHGQPYLPYGYMMPPPPPPYHQYPPQYPSTMPQQQGAHMTQQYQHSGPPRAAPPSSTSSGPAPPLPTSSGPSASTSSAPGSS